The genomic segment CTGGAATTCTCTTATCTCAACGAGGAAGTAAAGCGGTTGCTCGACTTCTTCCGCCCCAAAGCCGAGGAAGCCAAAATCGAAGTCGTGTCGTATTTGCAGTCCGATCTGCCGGGTGTGCTGTTGGATCGCGAGACCTTTCAGAGCGCTTTGTGGAACCTGGTGATCAACGCCCAGCAGGCGATGCCCGCCGGAGGGCAACTCGTCGTCAGTACCGAGGCCACGCCCCGCGGTGTCGCCTTGCATCTGATTGATACGGGCGGCGGCATGGACGAGCGGACGCGATCCAAGGTTTTTCAAGCGTTTTATTCCACCAAGTCTGGCGGGTCGGGCCTGGGATTGCCGATCGCCCGCAAAATCGTCGAGGCCCACGGCGGCAGCATTCGGGTCGAAAGTGAGCCCGGCCGCGGTACGCAGTTCACCATGGAACTGCCCGTCCCGCCGCGATTGGCTGTCCTTGACGGCAGTAAGTAGCAGTTAGAAAAAGGTCCCTTGCGGCGGCAGGTCGTGGGCACGCCATCCTCGCGCGACGTTCGGGTTCCCCCAGTGGCCGCCTGAGGACCGGTTTTGTATTATCGGACACATGGTTGCCACGAAGCCTGTAGACGTTTTGGACACGACCCCGATCCCGGTCCGTGTATTGATCGTCGACAATGATGCCGCCCATGCCGCAGCCGTGGCCGAGAGCCTCGAGCGCGTCGGTTACGACATGACGATTGCCACCAGCGGCAACCGTGGGGCGGCGCTCATTGAAGAAAATACCTTTGACATCGTCATTACCGACCTGGTCATGAACGACGTCGACGGACTCGAAATACTCAAGCGGGCCAAAGAAAATCTGCCCGACGCCGAGGTCATCCTGGTCACCGGGCACGGCACCGTGCCTTCGGCCGTGGCGGCCATGCAGCAAGGTGCTTACAGCTACCTGTTGAAGCCTCTCGACCTGGGCCAGTTGCGGGCCGTGACGGAAAACGCGGCCGCCAATCTGCGCTTGCGGCGCACCAACGCCGATCTGCACCGGCGGCTGGACGAGCGTTTCGGCTTCGAGGGCGTGGTGGGCACCAGTCCCCGCATGAACGAGGTGATCCAGCTACTGAAGCGGATCGCTCCCACTAACGCCAGCGTGCTGATCCAGGGTGAGACCGGCACTGGCAAGGAGTTGGTCGCCCAGGCGATCCACCAGAACAGCCCTCGTAAGAACAAAGCTTTTGTGGCCCTCAATTGCGCCGCGCTCAGTGAGAATATCCTGGAGAGCGAGTTGTTCGGCCACGTGAAGGGAGCCTTCACCGACGCCTCGACCGATCGGATCGGCAAGTTCGAATACGCCAACGGCGGAACGTTGTTTCTGGACGAAGTTGGCGATATGCCGCTGGCCACGCAGATCAAGCTCTTGCGGGTGCTGGAGAATAGCGAGATCACGCGGGTAGGCTCGAATGACCCAATCAAGGTCAACGTTCGTATTCTATCGGCCACGAATCGCAACCTGGAAAAGCAAATACAGGCCGGTGCATTTCGCAGCGATTTGTATCACCGCCTCAAGGTGGTCACGGTCGTGTTGCCGCGGCTGGTCGAGCGTAGCCAGGATATTCCGCTTTTGATCGAACATTTCATCAAGCAATTCGCCAAGCGTCACGACAAGCCGATCCGCAGCATGTCGACGACCGCGCGGCGCCGATTGATGGCCTTCGACTGGCCGGGCAATGTGCGGCAATTGCGCAACGTCGTAGAAAGCATGGTCGTTGTCGACTACGATGGGGTGCTCGATGTCGACGATTTACCGGCCGAGTTGGCCGGGCCGCCCGACGCCGCGGCAGAGCTTGTTGGGGACAGTCTCGGTAGCCTAATTGGCAAGCCGCTCACGGAAGTCGAGCGACTGTGCATTGCCGAGACTCTGAAACTGACCGGCGGCAATCGCGAAGAAGCGGCCGAAATGCTCGGCATTGGCGAGCGGACGCTGTATCGCAAGATCAAGGAATACAACCTGTAGTCGCAGGGACGCTCGTTCTTAGGTCATGGCGGCGTTGCGATTGCCACCTCGCCCCCTGGACACGTCCGCGCCGAACGGATTCTTATGGCCACGATTCGACAACTGTCCGCCAGCGTGATTAACAAGATTGCCGCGGGCGAAGTTATCGAACGCCCGGCGAGCGTCGTGAAGGAGCTGGTCGAGAACGCTCTCGATGCCGGCGCCACCCGGGTCGAAGTTGCGCTCGAGCAGGGGGGCATGGAACTGGTGCGCGTGGTCGACGACGGCGGCGGTATCCCTGCCGACGAGCTACCGCTGGCCGTGGCAAGTCACGCCACCAGCAAACTCGCCTCGGCCGATGATTTGTTTCGCGTCCGCACTCTGGGGTTTCGCGGCGAGGCCTTGGCCTCGATCGCCGAGGTCAGCCATTTCACGATCCGCAGCCGGCAAGCCGAATCCACGGCCGGCTCTGAATTGGAGGTGAGCACCGGCACGCCGTGCCCGGTAGTTCCCTGCGGCTGTCCCTGCGGCACGATCGTGGAAGTCCGCAACCTGTTTGTCAACACGCCTGTCCGGCGGAAGTTTCTCCGTTCGACGCAGACCGAGATGGGGCATGTGACCGAAGCGTTCACCCGTTTGGCCTTGGCGAGTCCGCATGTTCATTTTGCGCTGCGCCATAACAACCGTCTGATCTACGATCTGCCCCCCAGTCCCGAGTGGCGGGAGCGGATCCAGAGCTTCTTTGGGCCGGAACTGGCCGAAAATCTGTTGTGGATCGAAAGTGAAGACGCGCCGGTGCGATTGGCAGGATACGTCGCGCATCCAAGTCACAGCCGCACCAGCGCCCGCATGCAGTACCTGTTTCTCAACGGCCGCTATGTACGCGACCGCGCCTTGCAGCACGCACTCGCCGAATCCTACCGCGGCCTGTTGCTGACCGGACGGTACCCGATCTCGTTCTTGTGCTTTGACATGCCACCGGACATGGTGGACGTGAACGTACATCCGACGAAGCTGGAAGTGCGATTCCAGGATGGTGGCCGGCTCTACAGCCAGCTGCTCGGCACCATCCGCACGAAGTTTCTCACCACCGATTTGACCCACACGCTCTCCGCCCCAGGCGCGACACCGGCCACTAGCGGCGCCGCAACGGTAGCCAGCTTGCAACCAGCCGCCGGTAATTCGTTCGTCGATTGGGCCAAGACCGAGCTTGCCGTGCGTGCAGAGACCCACCAGCCAACCTCCGTCGCTCAGGCAGATGTGACCACGAGCGGCGAGCTTCCGCCACTCGGCATGCACTCCCTGCGGCGCCATTGGGAACCGGCCCGCGGCGCCGAAGAATTGGAACCGACCGATGGTAGTACAACACCCTCATCCAACATGGGCTTCGCACCGACGTCCCCCTCGGCCGTTGCGCCATCCTGGAACCTGCACTCCGACCTGGCGGCATTCGCAGCCGCACCACGCTCAGACTCGCTTGCGTCTGCTTCTCTGGCGCCGGCAGTGCAGATACATAACCGCTATTTGATCACCGAGAGCGCCGAAGGGGTGCTGGTCATCGACCAGCATGCCTTACACGAACGGATCCTCTACGAGCAATTGCGGGCGAAGGTCTTGGCCGGAGCCTTGGAAACGCAGAGCCTGCTGGTCCCCGAACCGGTGGACCTCGGGCCGGCCGAAGCCGCGGCAGCAATCGAGCAACGCGAGCTGTTGGCCCAGTTGGGACTACGCGTGGAACCGTTCGGGGGCGCAACTGTGCTCGTCTCCAGCTATCCGGCGATGCTCAGCGGCGTGAGTCCTGCGGAATTGTTGCGCGATGTTTTGGACCAGTTGGTCACCGGGGCGCGGGCCCCCGAGCGGCGCGATATGCTCGACGAACTGCTGCACATGATGTCGTGCAAGGCCGCGGTAAAGGCCGGCGACCGGCTGACGCCCGAGGAAATTGCCGAACTGCTCGCCCAGCGGCATCTCGCCCAGGATACCCATCACTGTCCCCACGGCCGGCCCACGGCGCTGGTCTTCACGCGCGAGGAACTCGATCGGCAATTCATGAGGACGTAAAGTACGGGGTGACTGTCCCCGGCGTGGCCCTGCGGCACGGCCGGCAAGGTTCTATAATGGAGAGTTCCACCGTGGTGTCCAGCAGGGGGTTGCGCTGCTACCAATGAGTAACGCATCCCTGGCGACGGAAGCTTAACAACGCGCCCGGTGATGAGGATCCGAAGTTTACGAGAATTGAAATGCGGCGCCATGTCGGCGCCGTGTTCGGACGAACACCACTTTCCTGCCCAGCACGCGGCCGAGTTCCTATGATCTGTGTCAGCATTGGCCGCGGTCGGCACCGTCACGTCATCGCCGAGCATAAGCACCTGGTCGACCAGGGGGCCGAGATGGTCGAGTTGCGGCTCGACTACATCAACGGCCAGGTCAATCTTAAGCGGGTGCTGCCCGATCGGCCTTGTCCGATCATCGTCACCATCCGTCGTCAGCAAGACGGCGGCAAATTCAGCGGCACCGAAGAAGCACGCGTGATGCTGCTCCGCACCGCGATTGCCGAACAGGTCGAATACGTCGACCTGGAAGAAGACATCGCCGCCAAGATTCCCCGCTACGGCCGAACGAAGCGCGTTATCAGTCACCACGATTTCCGCAAGACTCCCGAGGACCTGGCACAGATTCATGCCCGACTGGCCGCGCTCGACCCCGACATCATCAAGATCGCCACACTCGCCAATCACCCGCACGACAATCTGCGCATGCTGCGGTTGGTGCGCGATAGCAAGATTCCGACAGTGGCATTCTGTATGGGTGACATCGGCACGCCGTCCCGCCTGCTGATTGGGCGCTTTGGCGCGCCTTTCAGCTACGCCACGTTTCATCACGAGCGGACGTTGGCTCCCGGGCAGCTCAGCTTTCAGCAGATGCGCGAGATCTATCACTATGACGATATTACCCCCGAGACAGAGCTATACGGGGTGATCGGCGATCCCATCGCCCACAGCCTCAGTCCGCTGATCCATAACGCCGCCTTTCAACAGGCGAAAATGCCTAAGGTTTATTTGCCCTTCCGCATTCCGCGGGAAGATCTGGGCAGTTTCCTCGATGATGCGGCCGAGTTGGGTATTCGCGGATTGAGCATCACGATTCCCCATAAAGAGACTGTGCTCAAGCGGCTTGGCAAGATCGACGGCGCCGTTCGCGGCGTGGGGGCCGCCAACACGATTCTGTTCGAAAAAGGGGAGCTGTCGGGCTTCAACACCGATTATCGGGCGGCGATGGACAGCATTGTCGCCGCCTTGGAGCTGGACGAGGCGAGCGCCTCGGGACGCTTTCTGCAAGGCAAAACGGCGCTGGTGCTCGGCGCCGGCGGCGCGGCCCGCGCGATCGCCTTCGGGCTGGTACGTCGCGGGGCCGAGGTGGTATTGGCCAGCCGCACCAGTCAACGTGCCGACGCCTTGGCGAAGGTTGTCGGCTGTCGCGCCGTCGACTGGTCGGCGCGGCATAATTATTTAGTCGATGTTCTGGTGAATTGCACGCCGCTGGGAATGCACCCCAACGTGGATGAAACGCCCTACGAGAAGCATCATTTGAAACCGTCGATGCTCGTCTTCGACACGGTCTACAATCCCGAAAGCACGCTTTTAGTCAAAGACGCACGTGCTCGTAGTTGCACCGTGGTAACTGGCTTGGAGATGTTCATTCGGCAGGCGGCCCTGCAATTCAAGCTGTTCACGGGAAGCGATGCACCGGCGGATTTGATGCGCGACGTCTTGCGGCGCGCCATCGGACCGGCCAAGTTCTAACCGCCGCCTATGAATCTCGTACTAATAGGCTATCGCGGCACCGGCAAGACGACCGTAGCGCGGCACCTGGCGCGGGCACTTGCGTGGGATTGGGTCGACTGCGACGTGGAAGTCGAGCTGCGGGCGGGCCGCTCGATTGCTACCATCTTCGCCGATGGCGGCGAAAGCGCATTTCGCGATTGGGAATCGATCGTCCTGGCCGAACTCATACATCGCGATCGCACCGTGATCGCCGCCGGGGGGGGTATGGTGGTGCGGCCCGACAATCGGCAGCTCCTTGCTACCGCCGGTCTGGTGGTCTGGCTCACGGCGCATGTCGATACGATCCAAACCCGGCTGGCCGCGGACGATGTCACCGCATCGCAACGTCCCATTCTGCTCGCCGGGGGCGAGGACGAGATTCGGCAATTGCTCACCGCACGAACTCCGTTGTATCGGGCTTGCGCTGCGTTCGAGGTGGTGACCGACGATCGTTCGCCGGATGAGGTCGCCGCCGAGATCCTGTCGCGCGGAAATCTTTCCAACTGCGGTCAGGAGGGGAAGTAACGCTCCTTCGTACTCATGCCGCTTGCCATCCGTTGGCTGTTATTGTTGGTCGCGGGCGCCACGCTCGCGCAACTGGCTAATTGGGTTGCCTGGTGGTTGGTGCGCGCGCATCCGCCCGTTGCTACCGCTGCCTCCACACCGCGACACCGCCAAAAAAAGGCAACAGTTAATCAGCGTTCGCTCGCATGGTTGCCCATCATGGGTGCCTGGCGCGCGCGGCGTAGCGACGATCCATGTTCCGGCCCCAGCGGCTGGCGCCCGTTGTTCGTCGAAGTTATTTTGGCGATCGTCATTCCTGCGCTTTATTGGTGGGAGATTGACCAGGCCGCGCTGCTCCAGACGCTTGCGCCGGCGGGCTTTATTCCCGATGCTGCCGATCTGGCGGTTTTACGTGCCGGGTTCTTGAGCCACGTTGTCCTGATTGCCTTCATGCTTGCCGCTTCGCTGGTTGACGTCGATGAACAAACGATTCCAGACCTGATCACGATACCGGGCACGTTGCTGTGGCTGGCTATCGCGGCTGTTTGGCCACACACGTTATTGCCCGTTGTCGTGGCCGGCAAGCAAGCTCCCAAGGTTTCCTTCCTCAATCTGGCAAGCCCGAACGACGCCCAAGCGATTCTTGCGCCTGCGGCGCAGTCAACCTGGCTGGTCGTTGGCTTAACGTGCTTCGCTTTGTGGTGCCTGGCGCTGCTGCCGTGGCGCGGAAAGACGAATCGCGGTTGGGCGTTTGCCCTACGAATGTTGTGGGCCGGTTGGAAACGGGATCCCATGAGCATCGTCGTCCTGCTATGTGCCGTGGCCGGCGTTTGCGGAATCGGATGCACCTGGTGGCTAGGCGGTGATCGATGGCTCGGCCTATTGAGTGCTTTGGTCGGCATGGCGATGGGGGGCGCTTTGATTTGGGCCGTGCGTGTCGCCGCTGGCTGGGCGCTCGGCCGCGAAGCGATGGGCTTTGGCGATGTTACGCTGATGGCGATGATCGGTAGCTTCCTCGGATGGCAGACTGGGCCGATTGTCTTTTTTCTCGCGCCTTTGGCGGGGCTTGTCGTCGGCTTGATCCAGTGGTTCGCGTACCGCGACAACGTGATTCCCTACGGCCCGTTTCTGTGCCTGGCAGCGCTCGTGGTCGTTCTCAAGTGGGGACCCGTCTGGCACTGGGCCATGCCGCTGTACGATCTGCCCTGGTTGGTGCCTACGGCGCTGGCGGTGTGCCTGGTAATGTTGGCGATGCTCTTGCGTGTTTGGCGGACGATCCGCGGCGGCTTCGACAGCGGCGAATAGCCACTGACAGTAGCCACGTTTCTCGCGGTCGGAACGCGTGAAGCCACCCGCCGACAAAGCGAGCGCGGTATCCATCTCGCGCCGCCACAGTCTCTTTCGAGCGACCACAGCCGGCACGACATGCCCTGCGACAGGGGTGTCCCGAGGTTTGGCATGAATGTAGGAGTTCTGCCGGCCTGTGGGATGGAAAACCGCCATTTCTAGCCGCCCCGCCCCATAACACGCCATAGATTTGGCATGAGGCTGCCGCATCGCGTCACGTGGTTCGGCCAAATCTCAACATGCCCGCGCGGCACGTCGCCGTGCACATTTATGCGTTCACCGAGGGGAGAGCCAACCATGGTTGCTCGTGGGATTCGTTTGTTTGCGAGTGTGGCGGTCGTCAGTGCATGCGTCCTTCTGATGGCGGATCGAGTCGTGGCCCGCGGTGGTCACGGCGGCGGTCACCATGGTGGCGGCCATCACGGCGGGCATCACGGTGGACACCATGGCGGCCATCACCATAGCCATCATGCCTCGCACCATCATCATCACCACCATCACCACGGCGGCGGCTATGGCGGCTACGGTGGTTGGGGCGGAGGCGGCTGGGGTGGCGCTGGTTTGGGTGGCCTAGGCGGCTGGGGCGGCGGATGGGGAACGGGCCTCGGCGCTGGCTTGGCCGGCTACGGCTTGGGCGCTTGGGGAACGCCATACGGTGGCTGGGGCAGCTACGGCGCGAATCAGCCTATCTCGGCGCCCTTGCTCGGCAATGGCGGAATGAATGGTGGCATGTTGGCCAGCAACGGTGACGTCGACGACAGCAACATGTCGGGCGAAGAGGACAACGAAGAAGACACCACAGCCGGCAACAGCCAGCTCGCATCGAACAACTCGGAAGAAGAGACGGGCGAATCGGAAGAAGACACGCTCGACGCCCGTGGCGCCATCCATCTCGCCTTGCCGAACAGGGATGCTCAGGTTTACCTGAACGGCCAACTGGTAAAGGGCGAAGGGACGCACCGCGTTCTCTTTACGCCTGAGTTCGCCGAAGGCGGCAAGCCCGAAAAGTTCGAAGTGCAAACCGTTTGGCAAGACAACGGTCGGGAGAACAAGCGCGACGCCAATGTCGAGGTCGCCGAGGGCGAGGGCATTGCCGTGAACTTCACCCGGCCCATCGATCCAAAGGCGCCGTCGTTTGCCCTGTATTCGGCCGCCGCAGGGGATGAAGAACCCGAGCAACTTGGTGGTGCTGAGTCGACAGGTTCCAACGGGAACGCCGAAAGCCGGCCGGAAGGTGCGGGCATGCCGGAGCACCGAGGACCGGTCTCCTACTAAGCGTGATACGGTTTTTTCAGTGAGCATACGGCAGCCTGCGGTGGCCCTTGATCGGCCCCGCAGGCTGCTTTTACTTGGTGGGGACGGGCGGATGTTCTCGAGCACTGTCGTAACCGACTGGAGCCAACAGGCGGACGCCTTGCGTAGCGGCACGTACGGCGTGATCGAAGTGCGCGACGAACGGCTGGTCGGCATCCGCATTCGGCCCTTCGCACGGCGTGCATCGCGGATTGAAGCCTGCTTGTGGGGGCGGCTGGCCCATCGACTGCGCGAGGGCAACCACTGCTGGCTGTACTATCGTCAGCCGCGCCGCTGCCGGGGCTTCCTGGTGCTGGATTACGTGATCTCGGCCCGGCACACCACGCTGGCGACCGCGCGCGGGGCGCTCGTTTTGCTGGAGGAGATCGCCCGGCTCAAAGGGAGTGATGCCTTGCTGTGCGACGTAGCCACAGCGCGAATCTCGCAGCGGCTCTTATCTCGCTGGGGCTGGGTACCGCATGCAAGCCGTCGCTGGCATCGCAATTACATCAAGCGCTTCTACGGGCGGTATCCCGATCGAGATCCCTTGATCGATGTACTGCTAGCGTCCGATCGGTCGCGCTCCTGCGCAGCGCAACTGGCCTTGTGTCGCTAATCGCCCCTAGCTACCATCCCGCGCTTGCCGGGCGCTCGACGACGAGCGAAAATTTGCTCGTGGGCCCTGCATTCGTACCAGCGGGTACCGTCCGTACAGCGTCGTGTCGTCCGGATCACATCTGTCGCGTCTCTTTCCTTTTCACGCTCGATCTTTGGAGAAAGCCGCCATGCGAGCAATCGCACGTGCGCGCTGGCTATGGGTCTTGTGGCTGACCGCCGTGGGCGGCTGCGCGCAAAACTCGATAGGCCTTCAAAGTCAGGTGCAATCGTTGCAGCAACAGCAGATTGCGCTCGCCCAGCGAAATACCGAGTTGCAAGGCCGCGCCGCATCGCTCGATAAGGACAATCAAGAATTGCAGACGATGCTCGGTCAGTCGCAGCAGCAATCGCGTCTGCTCGAAGATCAATTGGTCGCCGTGCGCGACCAGTTGGGAAGCGCCACATCTCAGCTGACCAAGATGAAAGAGCAAACGCCCCCCGACGACAAACGCGTCGAAGCTTGGACCGCCTCGAACAAGCCTCAGGCCGGCGCCAAGATCACAGCCAATAGCAGCCTGCGCAGCCAACTGCCGGCGATTGATATTCCGGGCGTGCAAGTGCGCCAGGATGGCGACGTCGTCAGGGTTGAGCTCCCTAGCTCGAAATTGTTTTCGCCCGGCACTGCCAAACTATTGCCCGAGGCAGGGGCAATGCTGGATACCATCGCCGCCGACGTGGTCCGCCTCTATCCCAACCAGATCGTGGGAA from the Pirellulales bacterium genome contains:
- a CDS encoding sigma-54 dependent transcriptional regulator, whose amino-acid sequence is MVATKPVDVLDTTPIPVRVLIVDNDAAHAAAVAESLERVGYDMTIATSGNRGAALIEENTFDIVITDLVMNDVDGLEILKRAKENLPDAEVILVTGHGTVPSAVAAMQQGAYSYLLKPLDLGQLRAVTENAAANLRLRRTNADLHRRLDERFGFEGVVGTSPRMNEVIQLLKRIAPTNASVLIQGETGTGKELVAQAIHQNSPRKNKAFVALNCAALSENILESELFGHVKGAFTDASTDRIGKFEYANGGTLFLDEVGDMPLATQIKLLRVLENSEITRVGSNDPIKVNVRILSATNRNLEKQIQAGAFRSDLYHRLKVVTVVLPRLVERSQDIPLLIEHFIKQFAKRHDKPIRSMSTTARRRLMAFDWPGNVRQLRNVVESMVVVDYDGVLDVDDLPAELAGPPDAAAELVGDSLGSLIGKPLTEVERLCIAETLKLTGGNREEAAEMLGIGERTLYRKIKEYNL
- a CDS encoding OmpA family protein → MRAIARARWLWVLWLTAVGGCAQNSIGLQSQVQSLQQQQIALAQRNTELQGRAASLDKDNQELQTMLGQSQQQSRLLEDQLVAVRDQLGSATSQLTKMKEQTPPDDKRVEAWTASNKPQAGAKITANSSLRSQLPAIDIPGVQVRQDGDVVRVELPSSKLFSPGTAKLLPEAGAMLDTIAADVVRLYPNQIVGIEGHTDNDPGSAGRWMNNHQLSVGEAMAVYDYLTLRSRIQTSQLFVVGHGPNHPIVSNGTPVGKERNRRVELVIYPERVTPR
- the aroE gene encoding shikimate dehydrogenase gives rise to the protein MICVSIGRGRHRHVIAEHKHLVDQGAEMVELRLDYINGQVNLKRVLPDRPCPIIVTIRRQQDGGKFSGTEEARVMLLRTAIAEQVEYVDLEEDIAAKIPRYGRTKRVISHHDFRKTPEDLAQIHARLAALDPDIIKIATLANHPHDNLRMLRLVRDSKIPTVAFCMGDIGTPSRLLIGRFGAPFSYATFHHERTLAPGQLSFQQMREIYHYDDITPETELYGVIGDPIAHSLSPLIHNAAFQQAKMPKVYLPFRIPREDLGSFLDDAAELGIRGLSITIPHKETVLKRLGKIDGAVRGVGAANTILFEKGELSGFNTDYRAAMDSIVAALELDEASASGRFLQGKTALVLGAGGAARAIAFGLVRRGAEVVLASRTSQRADALAKVVGCRAVDWSARHNYLVDVLVNCTPLGMHPNVDETPYEKHHLKPSMLVFDTVYNPESTLLVKDARARSCTVVTGLEMFIRQAALQFKLFTGSDAPADLMRDVLRRAIGPAKF
- a CDS encoding ATP-binding protein codes for the protein TIGLNIELLAEDLAQDESPRSRRALAKIAVVQRECQRLQDLLNDFLTFARVRKPRLEFSYLNEEVKRLLDFFRPKAEEAKIEVVSYLQSDLPGVLLDRETFQSALWNLVINAQQAMPAGGQLVVSTEATPRGVALHLIDTGGGMDERTRSKVFQAFYSTKSGGSGLGLPIARKIVEAHGGSIRVESEPGRGTQFTMELPVPPRLAVLDGSK
- a CDS encoding shikimate kinase, whose translation is MNLVLIGYRGTGKTTVARHLARALAWDWVDCDVEVELRAGRSIATIFADGGESAFRDWESIVLAELIHRDRTVIAAGGGMVVRPDNRQLLATAGLVVWLTAHVDTIQTRLAADDVTASQRPILLAGGEDEIRQLLTARTPLYRACAAFEVVTDDRSPDEVAAEILSRGNLSNCGQEGK
- the mutL gene encoding DNA mismatch repair endonuclease MutL, with the translated sequence MATIRQLSASVINKIAAGEVIERPASVVKELVENALDAGATRVEVALEQGGMELVRVVDDGGGIPADELPLAVASHATSKLASADDLFRVRTLGFRGEALASIAEVSHFTIRSRQAESTAGSELEVSTGTPCPVVPCGCPCGTIVEVRNLFVNTPVRRKFLRSTQTEMGHVTEAFTRLALASPHVHFALRHNNRLIYDLPPSPEWRERIQSFFGPELAENLLWIESEDAPVRLAGYVAHPSHSRTSARMQYLFLNGRYVRDRALQHALAESYRGLLLTGRYPISFLCFDMPPDMVDVNVHPTKLEVRFQDGGRLYSQLLGTIRTKFLTTDLTHTLSAPGATPATSGAATVASLQPAAGNSFVDWAKTELAVRAETHQPTSVAQADVTTSGELPPLGMHSLRRHWEPARGAEELEPTDGSTTPSSNMGFAPTSPSAVAPSWNLHSDLAAFAAAPRSDSLASASLAPAVQIHNRYLITESAEGVLVIDQHALHERILYEQLRAKVLAGALETQSLLVPEPVDLGPAEAAAAIEQRELLAQLGLRVEPFGGATVLVSSYPAMLSGVSPAELLRDVLDQLVTGARAPERRDMLDELLHMMSCKAAVKAGDRLTPEEIAELLAQRHLAQDTHHCPHGRPTALVFTREELDRQFMRT
- a CDS encoding A24 family peptidase, whose protein sequence is MPLAIRWLLLLVAGATLAQLANWVAWWLVRAHPPVATAASTPRHRQKKATVNQRSLAWLPIMGAWRARRSDDPCSGPSGWRPLFVEVILAIVIPALYWWEIDQAALLQTLAPAGFIPDAADLAVLRAGFLSHVVLIAFMLAASLVDVDEQTIPDLITIPGTLLWLAIAAVWPHTLLPVVVAGKQAPKVSFLNLASPNDAQAILAPAAQSTWLVVGLTCFALWCLALLPWRGKTNRGWAFALRMLWAGWKRDPMSIVVLLCAVAGVCGIGCTWWLGGDRWLGLLSALVGMAMGGALIWAVRVAAGWALGREAMGFGDVTLMAMIGSFLGWQTGPIVFFLAPLAGLVVGLIQWFAYRDNVIPYGPFLCLAALVVVLKWGPVWHWAMPLYDLPWLVPTALAVCLVMLAMLLRVWRTIRGGFDSGE